A window of Adhaeribacter arboris genomic DNA:
CTAAAATATAGCTTTTTAGGCGCGCTGCGGTACGCCAGAACGGGTCAGGAGCATAAAGTCCGGGAGAATTCGAACATGGCGAATGCTTACCGGGCCGCCGGTGATGCGACTATTCGCCAAAATAATAAATTTTTGTACCGCGACCCGGACAATCCCGAAGCAGAACCGGTGGTAGTGTTGCCTTACGGCGGATTTTATAACACCAACGACGATAACCTGGTTAATTACAACTTCCGAAACCAGTTAGAATGGGATAAAACTTTTAACGAAATACATACGATACGCCTGTTTACTTCGCAGGAATTACGCTACACCGACCGGCAGAATAAAATATTTAATGGTTACGGCTACCAGTACGATAAAGGCGGCGTTCCCTACGTAGATTATCGCCTGATAAAGCAAAATGTAGAAGGTAATTTTAATTATTACGGCATGACCATGCGCTACGAACGTTTTCTGGCGTTTATGGCCAACGGAGCGTACTCGTTTAAAGGTAAATATAATCTGAACGGCACCGTTCGTTACGATGGTTCCAATTTACTCGGCCAGGCCCGTACGGCTCGCTGGTTACCCACCTGGAATGTAAGCGGCTCCTGGAACGTGGATACGGAAGGCTTTATGCAGGCTTTTTTAAATAAAGTAAACCGGCTCACTTTACGCGCTACCTATGGTCTAACCGCCAGCATGGGAAATGCGACGAACTCCAGCTTAGTTTTAGAAAACATCAGCACCCGCCGGCCTTATTTATCGGAAGTAGAATCGGCTATTGGCATTCAGTACTTAGAAAATTCTGAGCTAACCTGGGAAAAGCAATACGAAACCAATGTGGGCATGGACATTGGCTTGTTTAACGAGCGGGTATCGGTAACCATAGATGCTTACAAACGTAACGGTTTCGACCTGATCGGTAGCATCCGGACTTCGGGCATTGGCGGGGAAGAATACAAAGTAGCCAACTACGCCGATATGGAGTCGAAAGGTCTGGAATTAACGCTGGGCAGTAATATTGTAAACGAACAAGATTATGGCTTCCGCACGCAACTTACCGGGGCTTATAACAAAGGCAAAATTACCGAGCTTAAAAATGATCCGGATATTTGGTCGTTAGTAGGTCCGAATGGGGGCTCTCTACAGGGCTATCCGTACCGTGGCTTGTTTTCCATCGATTTCCAGGGACTCAATCCTAACAATGGCTCGCCCATTTTTATTAACGAAGATGGCGAAAAGAGCGGCGACGTGTACCTGCAAAGCGATAAGATTGAGCACTTAAAATACGAAGGTTCCGTCGATCCTATTGTTACGGGTGGGTGGTTTAATTCGTTCCGGTATAAAAATTTCTCGTTATCGGCTTTGGTAACTTTTAGTGCCGGTAACGTAATCCGGCTGAATCCGGCCTTTAAATCAAGTTACACCGATTTGGATGCTATGCCTAAAGAGTTTTTAAACCGCTGGACTTTACCCGGTGACGAAAACACAACTACTATTCCTTCTATTTTAGATCGCATTGAAGAATCGCAGTTAACGGGTTATCCCTACAACAACTACAACTATTCTACTGCCCGGGTAGCCGATGGTGATTTTGCCCGCCTGAAACAAGCTACCCTGACTTATAATTTACCGGCGGCTCGCTTGAGTGGGATAGGCTTTAATACCGTTTCGCTGAGTTTAGTAGCTAATAATATCTGGCTGATTTACGCCGATAAAAAGTTGAATGGCCAGGATCCGGAATTTTTTGGCGCCGGTGGGGTAGCCACTCCAATTCCCCGCCAGTTTACTTTATCGCTGAAAGCCGGTTTTTAGTGAGTTAGAAAGTTAAAAGATTGGAAAGTTAAAAAGTTAATCAATAATCATAGAAAACTTCCTCCTAAGTTTAAGGAGAATGAAGGGTAGTTGGTTTTAATGCTGCTAACTACTTCTGATTAAAATTTAAACCATGAAGAATAAAATAAAATACATTTTACTAGGTAGCATCTGGCTGATTTCCGGGTGTCAGGATGATTATCTGGAACAGGCCGTGGACCAGCGTACCCAGTTAAATACCGTTGAAAAAGTTAGTGAGTTATTGGTTACTGCCTACCCCCAAGCCGATTATGCTACTTTTACCGAAGCAATGTCCGATCTGGCGGAAGATAAAGGTCCCAATTCGGTTGTCATTGAAGATGTTAATCGCGACCCGTATTTCTTCCGCGATGTAGAGAGTAAAGCGCAGGGCTCGGCGGACAATTACTGGAATGCCAGTTATGCTGCTATTGCCGCCGCTAATCACGCCCTGGAAGTTATTACCAATGCTCCTAACCCCAATGATTACAGCGCCCAAAAAGGCGAAGCTTTGGTAGCCCGGGCCTACGCTCATTTTATGCTGGTAACCCTCTACTCCAAAGTGTATGATCCGGCCACTGCTGCCACCGATCCGGGCATTCCCTACGTAACTACTCCGGAAAAAGTAGTATTAGGTAAATACGAGCGTAAAACCGTAGCGTACGTGTACGAGCAGATTGAAAAAGATTTAACCGAGGGAATACCTTTAATTGTAAATACGACTTATCGGGTTCCTAAATACCACTTTAATACCGCTGCCGCGCACGCGTTTGCCGCCCGTTTTTACTTATTTAAGCAAGATTATCAAAAAGTAGTGGAGCATGCCAACCAGGTATTTCCAGGCGGAAATTTTGGTGCCAATTTACGACCCTGGGTAAATGTTTACAGCACTTTAACCGCGAACGAAGGTTTGGCAATTTACACGCAAGCCACCGAAAATGCGAACTTGCTTTTAGTAGAAACTCCTTCCAACTGGGCTCGTAATAACGCCCGCTATCGTTATGGATTATCTACGAACCTGGTTAACCAGCTTTTCCGGCAAGCGAATGTAACCGGCGACACTTGGGTTTATCCGTTATACACGCAGGGTGCCGACAATTGGCTAGTTCTTAAATTCCGGGAGCATTTTGTTCGCACGGATTTAAACGCTACTACCGGAGTTCCTTATACCATTTTTCCGCTGTTTACCGCCGAAGAAGTGTTATTTAACCGGGCCGAAGCCAATCTGGCTCTGGGGAACATTGAAGCAACCCGTACGGACTTAAATTTGTACGCCAGCGCCCGAATTGCAGATTATAACCGCGCTACGCATAATATCAGCAATGCCAAAATCGCAAACTACTATGGCACCGGTTCTAACGTAAGATTAGGCATGCTTTTTACCATCTTAGATTTTAAAGCCGCCGAGTTTGTGCAGGAAGGAATGCGGTGGTTTGATTTATTACGGCATAAAATTCCGGTAACCCATTATACCGTAGATGGTCAGGTAATTCAACTAGGCGCGGATGACCCGCATCGTTTACTCCAATTACCCCAAGAAGTAACGCTGGCGGGCGTAGAGCGCAATCCCCGATAAAGAAAGAATACCGATTATTATACCATGAAAACAAATTACGTTAAATTATTCCTGTTATTTTTTGCGATTAGCTTCTTACCGGCCTGCTCCGAAGAAGATGAACCGGATGCTGTACTAACAGGATTAGGTGGCGAAACCTGGACCAAAGGACCATTGGATAATTGGCTCCTCGAAAATTTTGTAACTCCTTACAACATTGAAGTAAAATACCGCTTCGACCGATACGAACTTGCCTTAAATAAAGCACTAACGCCACCGCAGGAAGATAAAATTATTCCAACGATGGAAACGATTAAAAAAACTTGGATCATGCCTTACGAGCAAGTAGCGGGCCCTAACTTTATAAAACGACTATCTCCTAAACAATTTGTACTAGTAGGTAGCCCCGAGTATAATACCAATGGTACGATAACCTTGGGTACCGCTGAAGGCGGCCGGAAGATCGTATTGTACCTGATTAATTATTTCGATAAAGCGAATAAACCGGTAGTAAAAGAAATGCTGCACACTATTCACCACGAATTTGGTCATATTCTGCACCAGAACATTTTGTACCCGGAAGAATTTAAACGTATCACTACCAGTTACACGGCCAGCTGGAATGATTTTAGTTTAGCGGATGCCCGTTCCCGGGGGTATATTACTGAGTACGCCCGCAGCAACCCCGACGATGATTTTGTAGAAACTTTATCTTTGATGCTGATAGAAGGCCGAACTAATTTTAATACCATTGTTAACAGTATTGTAGTAACTGATCCTAACGATCCTACCAAATCCATCCCGAATGCTGCGGCTCAGGCCGCTTTACGCCAAAAAGAACAAGTAATTGTTCGTTATTTTAAAGAAGCCTGGAATATTGACTTTTACACTTTACAAGCCAGTGCCGAAACGGCTATTAACTCTTTGTAATCATTCAGCTATAATGCCTCGTGCTATCCGCTGCTACCGTAACATCTACATGAAAAAAATATACTTCCTGAGCCTGGTATTATTTACGCTGCTCTCGGCCTGCCAGAAAGACGAAAATGACCCAGCTCCCGGCCAACGCCCGGACGAACGCCTGGCGAAAGCCCTCGCCGATTATAAAGCCCAATTAACCGGAGCGCCCTATGGCTGGAAAGCCATGTTAACCACGGGCGAAGACCGGAAATACAGCTTTTTTCTAAAATTTAACGAGAACGACCGGGTAAGCATGTCCGCGGACGTTAGTTCCAGTTCAGCGGGTGTACCAACCGAAAGCACCTACCGCTTAAAAGGGATGCAGCAACCCGCTTTAATTTTCGATACCTACTCGCCGTTGCATCTTCTGGCCGACCCCGATCCGGAAGTACTATTTAATTTAAATGGGCAAGAAGGCACCGAAGGGCAAGGCATGTTTTCGGATTTTGAATTTACGATTGACTCCGTAAATACTTCTGCTATTCGGTTAACCGGTAATTTGCAACAAAGCCAAATGATACTGGTGCAAGCTACGCAGGAGGAATTTAACGCTTATAACGCGGGTAAACTTAAAACCATTCTCGACGAAACTTCTGCTTACTCTAAAGCCAATCCTTTTCTCTTCCTGCCTGCACCTAACGGCAACAAATTGCAAGTGGATATTAATGCCACCAACCGAACATTTTCGCTGGTGTCTCTGGAGAATGGCAACGTGCAAATAATTTCTACTACGTTTACCTATACCCTCCGCGGATTATTGTTTGATCCACCGCTGGTACTAAACGGCACGACCATTTCCGAACTTTTATGGGACAGCGCCCAGCAAGTATATTACGCCGAAATTAATGGTAACCGGGTAGTAGTGCAGTCTTCGCCCACGGCTATTATTCCGTTGCATAATTTTGTAGGCGTTACTTTTAATACAGTAGCCGTGCCACCGCAAGCGCTTCCGGGCTGGTCGCCGGATTTCACGAGCAAGCAACAACAAATAGCTACCGCTTTACTAAACAGCAATTATAATTTACGATTAGATTATATGTTGTTTTTATTTAATCCGCAGAGCCGGTCTATGCAATTGTACGCAGCGGTGTACCAAGGCAATAACTTGTTCTATGCTATTTTCCCATATACGTACACTAAAACTGCCGATGGAGTCTATAAATTCAGTGCGCAAACGCCTAATGGGAACGGTCAGTTGGTTGTTCAAGAGATGAGTCCGATTTTAACCCATTTAAACAACGATCGTTTTGTTTTGGATTATTTCCAAGATCCCAATGAAGGTACTTTAGGCCAAATGAAGAGCATAGAAAATCCGGATTTTTATTTTACCGGAACTTTAGAAACGTTACAGTAGAAATAAAGAGGCCTTATAGTTAATTATAAGGCCTCTTTATTTCTACTGCTGCTATAATCAGAGTGTTAACTAAAACCAGATAAGATCGTAAGCATAGTTGATTTAAAATTATAAACTGCCTAATTGCTACTAAAAACACCTGGTGTTAAGAATACCCTCTCATTTAAATTTATACTTTTGCCTGTGGCAAAACGTTTTTCTACTAGTCATCTTAAAAAATTAAACCTGTTATGGATAAAAGAACTTTTCTTAAATCGGCTGCTATGCTTGGGTTAGCCGGGCTGGTGAAACCATTGAATATACTGGCTAAACCCGTGGCCGATACCTTCACCTTACCTAAATTGCCTTACGAGTTTGGGGCGCTGGAACCACACATCGATAAGCAAACCATGGAAATACATTATACCAAGCACCACCAAGCTTATGTAACCAACTTAAACAAAGCCGTAACTGGTACGGCACTTGCCTCCCTGAAACTGGAAGATATGCTGAAAGATATTAGCAAGCATCCGGTAGCCGTGCGGAATAATGGAGGAGGTCATTGGAACCATACTTTTTTCTGGAATATTTTATCCGCCCAAGGAGGCAAACCTACCGGTAAATTAGCCGCTGCTATTACTAGTGAATTAGGAGGCTTAGATAAATTTAAAACCGATTTTGCCCAAGCGGCCACTACCCGGTTTGGTTCTGGCTGGGCCTGGTTAATTGTTGATCCGGCGGGTAAACTGGCAATTACTTCTACTCCCAATCAGGATAATCCTTTAATGGATGTAGCCGAGAAAAAAGGCACTCCTATTATTGGCTTGGATGTGTGGGAACACGCTTACTACTTAAAATATCAAAACCGGCGGCCGGAATATATTGCTGCCTTCTGGAATGTATTAAATTGGGCAGGAGCCGAAAAAAATTACCTAGCCGCTTTGCAGAAATAATTAATTTAACAACGTAAAACAGCTTCTGGTAAAGACGGTATTTACCTCTTCACCAGAAGCTGTTTTTATTAAAGTAAAAAGCGATTAGTTCTTTCATCCGAGTGAAAGTATTTCTTGTACGGTTACCTACTTTAGCCAGAATAATATTGCCAAACCATTCTACGGTTCATCGTTTAAATGCTTAATTTTGCCGGAAACAGTTCGACTTTATTTAACGTCCTAAACCAAGCCGAACGAACAGTTATAACTTAACCCAGTTATTTAAAATGGAAACCATAACCGAGCAATTAGTTGATAAAATTCCTTCCTTGGATTTAGCCGATTTTACTTCCGGCGATGCCGAACGCAAGCAACGGTTTGTGCAAGACCTGGGACAAGCTTTCCAGAGTATTGGCTTTGTGGCAATCCGCAACCACGGCTTAAGCGACGAATTATCCGGCCAGTTATATAGTGCGGTAAAAAAGTTCTTCCGCCTACCCGACGAAATAAAGCAAAAATACGAAAATTCAACCTTAGCGGGCCAGCGTGGCTACGTAGGCAAAGGAAAAGAACACGCAAAAGGACGGAATACCGGCGATTTAAAAGAATTTTACCACGTAGGTCAGGATTTACCCGCCGCCGAACTACAAGCCGAAAATTACCCAGCTAATATCTGGCCCAACGAAGTACCCGAATTTAAAGAAATGACCTTAATGGCCTACCGGGCTTTAGAACAAGCGGGTACGCAAATGTTGCGGGCCATTGCTCTTTATCTAGGTCTCAGCGAAGATTATTTTGATGCAAAAGTACACCATGGCAACAGTATTTTGAGGGCCATTCATTATTTCCCGATTGAAGATCCGGATAGTGTACCAGCAGACGCGGTACGGGCCGCTGAACACGGCGACATTAATTTAATTACCTTATTGATGGGCGCCAGCGCCGATGGTTTGCAGGTACTGCGCCGCGACGGCAAATGGATTCCGATTACTGCTTTGCCCGAGCAAATTGTGGTGAACGTAGGCGATATGTTATCTCGGCACACCAACAATAAATTAAAATCGACCATTCATAGAGTAGTAAATCCGCCGCGCGAGTTGATGCACACCTCCCGGTATTCTATTCCCTTTTTTATGCACCCCCGCACCGAAATGGATCTTACCTGCCTGAGTGGTTGCATTGATGCCGAAAACCCGAAAGCTTATCCCGATACTACTGCCGGAGAATTTTTAACGGAGCGCTTGATTGAGTTGGGCTTACTGAAAAAGTAGTCGATAGACCATGGTCCATGGTCGATAGTCCACAGATACTAAGTAGTTATTGGTTATTAGTTGTTCAACTAATAAATTTTGATATGTAGCAAATCAGTATAAATCGTAGTCTAAATTGATTTTACCGAAGTACTTAAATAAAAAAGTAGAAGAATACATTACTTCTGTTAGCTGTAGGCTAAATTACTTTATGCGCACTATCGACCATGGTCTATCGACTATGGACTAATAATTATAAATCTGTAGCCTATGGACCATGAACTATTAACGGACCATAAACCGGTGGACTCTAAGCCATGGTCCAAAGGGCAGAAATTCTTAAATGTCCGGAATTACATTTTCCTGAAAGATGTACTTTGGTTAGCTATAACGGCTTTTGGCGGGCCGCAGGCGCATATTTCCATGATGTTTAAGGTGCTGGTAGAAAAGCGTCGGTATCTTACCGAAAGCGAACTAATTGAGCTAAATGCGCTGTGCCAGATTTTGCCCGGGCCTACCTCTACGCAAACCATTACGGCCATTGGATTCCGGTTAGGCGGGCCCAATTTAGCTTATCTTACTTTACTCATCTGGATTGCGCCTGCTACAATCATTATGACTTTGGCCGGATTAGCCATGTCGTACCTGCAGGCCAACGATATTTCGCTTAGGTTTACGCGTTTTATTCAGCCTATGGCGGTTGGCTTCGTGTCATTTGCGGCTTACCGTATTAGCTCGAAAGTAGTTAATACCAAAACGGGCATTGGCATGATGGTGATTTCAGCTAACATTTCTTACTTTTTTAACATACCTTGGGTATATCCCATTCTGCTGGTTTTAGGAGGTGCGGTTACGGCCTTGCGCTACAAAGCGCAGCCCATTGAACCGGACAAAAACATAAAAATTAACTGGAGCAATTTTATTTTATACACCGCCGTGTTTATTGTCGCGGCGGTACTGGGCGGAACTACCCAATTACGCGGGTTTAAACTTTTTGAAAATTTTTATCGCAATGGCAGTTTAATTTTTGGTGGGGGACAGGTACTCATTCCGCTTATGTATTCGCAGTTTGTAGAGTTTAAGCAGTATTTAACTTCCGAAGAATTTCTATCAGGCTTTGCTATAGTGCAGGCTTTACCAGGGCCAGTCTTTGCCTTTTGCTCTTACCTGGGAGCCTTAGCCATGCGGGATTACGGTATTGGCGGAGAACTGTTGGGCGCCTTTATCGGGACGGTTGGCATCTTTCTGCCGGGCACTTTTTTGATATTTTTTGTTATCCGGTTTTGGGGCGAATTGAGAAAATACCGCGTTATTAAAGCCTCTTTAGAAGGAATTAACGCGGTAAGTTCCGGCATGGTAGCCGCCGCCGCTATTCTACTCTATCACCCCATTGAATCGAACCTGGCGAATGTGGCCATTGTGGTAACCACTTTTTGTATTTTGCTCTGGACCAAGGTTCCGCCCCCCTATATTATCTTAATTGGCTTATTAACCGGACTTATTTTTTAAACAAGTAAAAATTTTTTATTCTCCCTGAAGCGTAATTACCAGCCAGCGCCGAGTGGCATGATTGCGGTGCTCGCCCAGGTAAATGCCTTGCCAGGTACCTAAATTAAGAGTACCGTTGGTAATAGGTATGGTTACCGAGTTTCCGAGTAGAGAAGCTTTAATGTGCGCCGGCATATCATCCGGTCCCTCGAGCGTGTGCCGGTAATAAGGAGCATTTTCGGGTACCATTTTATTAAAATGGCTTTCAAAATCTTGTCTTACCGTAAAATCAGCGTTCTCGTTAATCGTTAAACTAGCCGAAGTATGCTGAATAAAAATATGGGCCAGGCCGATTTTTATTTGTTCGAGTTCCGGTAATTCAGCTAGCAGCAAATCGGTAATTAAGTGATAGCCGCGTTTAAGCGCGGGTAAGCGAATACTTTTCTGGTACCATTTCATGGGTTCAGGCGTTCGTAAGCGCCCGGATCGGGCGTGGTTAAATGACGGTTTTTATCTTCTAAATCTTTTATTACGGCAGGAATAACCCTAGCGGTGTTGCTCACTTCCGATAGAGTATCGAGGCGGAAATTGGGTTGATTAATGGATTCACCTCCAATGGGGGCTTTGAATTTAGGATCCACATCCAACAAATTATCACAACAAACAAAGGCCGGGTGGTTCAGGTAATTTTTGGTTTGTAAAACGGAGTGATTTAACTGTAAGACCGGCGTTGTTTTACCTTCATTTTTAAGAAGTATTTGGTCTTGAGCAGTATCAGAGCCATGCTTACCTGCCCATACAATCGAATTCTGCAAGGATAATTTAACGCGATAATCCTGATTAGGTCCATTGGCTACCTTTAACCGATCTGAAAACAGTAAAGTAACGCTCCCGGGCCGAAACCCGACGGTGTAGTTCGCTAAAGTACAATACGTAAATTCGTAATTTCCGCCACCTAAACCCATTACCGCACTCTGCCCACAATTAGTAATTAAGATATTGGTAGCCTGCACATCGGCTCCGTAGCTTAAAATACCCGTTTCATACATATTCTGGATAACCGATTGGCTGATTTTCAAATCATAATCGGTTTCGTCCTGATCTGGATTAGCTACCCAAAGCCCGAAGGTAGCATTTTTAATATCGGCAAATTGGATGCTATTATTAGTACTCGTGGCTTCAAACTTAATGCCTTGCCATTGCCCGGGAACAGCCGCATATAATCGTTCCCGCCGATCGCCGGTAAATAAAACGCGTTTATTCGCTGCGCCTTTTACTTCTAAGCGGCCGTTTATTACTAAAGCCGCATCTTTATGAAAGTAAATTTTAGCTCCTTTTTCAATTTCCAGCTTTACTCCGGCTGCTACATTTACCGAACCATACACCACATGCGGTTTATCGGCTTTCCAGATAGTATTTACTGTAATTTCGGTTTTGGAATGGAAGTAGGCATTTTGCCCATAACTAACTAAGGCTACTCGTTGGCGATTCGTATTGGTTAAAAACGAAAGAACATCCGTTTGGATAAAAGCGGCTGTATCTGGCGTTGGAGGAATTTTAACTTTTATTACTACGAGCAAACTATCCTCGCCGCGCAATAAAATATTATTTACCTGATTCGTTTCCTGGCCATCCACAACTAATCTGTAAGCCGGGTTGGCCAGTCCCAGCTTTATCTCGGTTATTTTTACTGCCTTTGAATGGCGATTATACACCCAAACTGCCCGGCTTACACTTGTGGTATTGACAAAAACCGTATCAAACTTTACCGAATCAGTAGAAAACTCCAGCTGGGCACTAGTATCCGTAGTAATAATTTCTTCTTTCGGTTCGCAAGAAGCTAATGCGTAAATAAACAACCAAAACAGGAAGCCAAACAAAAGCCGTTGCGGAAATAATTTGCCTCCATCTTTAAGCAAAAAGAAAACCCAAACTTTATGAAGTCGCAGCCTTTTAATCAATAGCACTGAATTAGAATAACCTTTATCTATTAAGTATAATAATTGTAGGGTAGAAGTTAATTTTTAATTTGCCGTTACCTTAAAACAAATGTAGCGAGTTCTTTACACCCGCTACTCTGTTATGCTCTATAAAAATCAACTTGCAACTTGTAACTCTTTTACGCAACCCCTTCCTTCAGGCGCTCCGCATTTTCAGCAATACGTAATTCTTCAATAAAGTCATCAATTTGGCCGTCCATTACGTTTGGCAGGTTATAAACGGTATAGCCAATGCGGTGATCGGTTACGCGGCCTTGCGGATAATTATAGGTCCGGATTTTATCGGAACGGTCGCCGCCGCCTACCATGCTTTTCCGCTGGGCGCCCATTTCTTCGTTCTTTTTAGCCAGTTCTACTTCGTAAATCCGGGAACGCAATACTTTCAGGGCCTTCTCGTAGTTTTTAATCTGTGACTTCTGGTCCTGACATTGGGCCATAATACCGGTTGGCAAGTGGGTTAAACGAACCGCCGAATACGTCGTATTTACCGACTGGCCGCCTGGTCCGGAGGCACAGAATAAATCTTTCCGAATCTCGTTCATGTCCAGTTCAATATCGAACTCTTCTACTTCGGGTAATACTACCACGCTGGCTACCGAAGTATGAATCCGGCCTTGCGTTTCAGTGGCGGGTACGCGCTGTACTCGGTGCACTCCCGACTCGAACTTCATTTTGCCGTAAACATCTTCGCCGGAAATACTGCTAATAATTTCTTTATACCCTCCGGAAGTACCTTCCTGAGCGTCAATCAGCTCCATGCGCCAGCCTTGTTTCTCGGCCAAACGAGAATACATCCGGTGTAAATCGCCGGCAAAAATAGAAGCTTCGTCACCGCCGGCACCGGCCCGGATTTCAATAATAATATTTTTACTATCGTCTGGGTCTTTTGGAATGAGCAGGTTTTTGATACCTTCTTCCATTTCTTCTAACTGCGGATACAGTTCGTCAAGTTCTTCTTTCGCCATTTCCCGAAACTCTTCGTCTTTTTCGGTGGCAATTACTTGCTTCGCATTCTCGATATTGCCGAGTAGATTTTGGTATTTTTTGTACTCGATTACAATCTTTTCGAGGTCTTTGTATTCTTTATTAAGCGACTTATATTTTTTCATGTCGCTCATGCTTTCGGGTTGTTGTAAAAGCTGATTTACTTCGTCGAAACGCTCTTTAATAGCCTCTAACTTATCTAACATAACGGTAAGTATCTGTTTTAAAACGCAAAGATAATAAAAAATTACCGGTTAGTCGTGGCGGAAACTGGTAAATTGCCGCTAGAGCAACCTACTACTTCTTTTTGTTTCTTTTTACCTAACGCTGATATTTGCAGGTATTATAACCCTTTAACCGACCGGTAAGTTTTACTAGTATTAAACCTTTATTTATGCCGATTCGTTCTTTTCTGAATAA
This region includes:
- a CDS encoding secondary thiamine-phosphate synthase enzyme YjbQ, with translation MKWYQKSIRLPALKRGYHLITDLLLAELPELEQIKIGLAHIFIQHTSASLTINENADFTVRQDFESHFNKMVPENAPYYRHTLEGPDDMPAHIKASLLGNSVTIPITNGTLNLGTWQGIYLGEHRNHATRRWLVITLQGE
- the prfA gene encoding peptide chain release factor 1, with protein sequence MLDKLEAIKERFDEVNQLLQQPESMSDMKKYKSLNKEYKDLEKIVIEYKKYQNLLGNIENAKQVIATEKDEEFREMAKEELDELYPQLEEMEEGIKNLLIPKDPDDSKNIIIEIRAGAGGDEASIFAGDLHRMYSRLAEKQGWRMELIDAQEGTSGGYKEIISSISGEDVYGKMKFESGVHRVQRVPATETQGRIHTSVASVVVLPEVEEFDIELDMNEIRKDLFCASGPGGQSVNTTYSAVRLTHLPTGIMAQCQDQKSQIKNYEKALKVLRSRIYEVELAKKNEEMGAQRKSMVGGGDRSDKIRTYNYPQGRVTDHRIGYTVYNLPNVMDGQIDDFIEELRIAENAERLKEGVA
- the chrA gene encoding chromate efflux transporter, whose product is MDHELLTDHKPVDSKPWSKGQKFLNVRNYIFLKDVLWLAITAFGGPQAHISMMFKVLVEKRRYLTESELIELNALCQILPGPTSTQTITAIGFRLGGPNLAYLTLLIWIAPATIIMTLAGLAMSYLQANDISLRFTRFIQPMAVGFVSFAAYRISSKVVNTKTGIGMMVISANISYFFNIPWVYPILLVLGGAVTALRYKAQPIEPDKNIKINWSNFILYTAVFIVAAVLGGTTQLRGFKLFENFYRNGSLIFGGGQVLIPLMYSQFVEFKQYLTSEEFLSGFAIVQALPGPVFAFCSYLGALAMRDYGIGGELLGAFIGTVGIFLPGTFLIFFVIRFWGELRKYRVIKASLEGINAVSSGMVAAAAILLYHPIESNLANVAIVVTTFCILLWTKVPPPYIILIGLLTGLIF